CAATATGTTTTGAAGCCCAATGCTTCCCTGATACTCCAAACAATCCCCATTTCCCGTCAGCAGTATTATTACCGGGTGATGAATATCAACAGATAACCATTTATAAATTCGGTGTACAAGAATAAAGACAAGATTATTAATCCAAATTCAAATATCTAAATTTATCATGAGTCAACAAAAAAAACAATGGGGAGCTATCATTATTATGATTGCGCTCTTCGCAATGATTGCTTTCGTTACCAACCTCTGCTCGCCGATGGCAGTCATCGTAAAGAACGATTTCGGCGCCAGTAATGTGCTTTCTCAAATCGGCAACTACGGAAACTTTATCGCTTACCTTGTTATGGGTATTCCAGCCGGTATGCTCATTGCCAAGTTCGGTTATAAGAAAACGGCTCTTATCGGCTTACTCGTAGGAATTATCGGCATTCTTGTCCAATGGTTCAGCGGCCACGTAGGCAAAGAAAGCGCTTTCGTGGTTTATCTTATCGGTGCTTTCATCAGCGGTTTCACCATGTGTATCCTTAACTGCGTAGTTAACCCAATGCTGAACCTCCTTGGTGGTGGTGGAAATAAAGGAAACCAGCTTATCCAAATCGGTGGCGTCTTTAACAGTAGTGCTGCCGTAGCTGTATATATTATCATGGGGGCTTTAATCGGAGATGCTTCTAAAGCTCATATTGCCGACGCTACACCAGCATTGATGATTGCACTGGCAATTTTCATTATCGGTTTCATCGTCATCCTATTTACCAAAATCGAAGAACCTGAACAAGCTCCGGTAGATACCAGCCTTATCAAAGGTGCTATGAAATACCGCCACTTCGTTCTCGGTATTCTCGCCATTTTCCTGTATATGGGAATTGAAGTAGGAACTCCGACTTACATACTTCAATATCTGTCTTCAGCACCTGATGCAAGCACTCCGGGTTTAGGCATGGATGCCGGCATCGTTGGACTTATAGTTGCCGTTTATTGGCTGATGATGCTTGTAGGCCGTTTTGTCGGTGGCACTATTGGAGGAAAGATTTCAAGCAGAAAGATGATTACGGTGGTTTCCATCACCAGCCTCGTACTCGTAGCTTTCGGAATGTTTGCTCCTGTAGATGTCACAGTAAATGTTCCGGGCATAGATTGGGCTAAGTTAGAGCTTATTTGGGCGGAAGTGCCAGTGGGAATATTCGCATTTCTTCTTGTTGGACTGTGCACCAGTGTAATGTGGGGCGGTATATTCAATATGGCAGTCGAAGGGCTTGGCAAATACACTGCAATCGCCAGTGGAATCTTTATGACAATGGTATTCGGCTGTGCGGTTATGGTAGCCATCCAAGGTTGGTTGGCTGATCTTACCGACTACATGACCAGTTATTGGGTAGTGCTCTTCTGCGCCGCTTATATTCTGTTCTACGCTTTAATAGGTTCAAAGAACGTCAACTCGGAAAAATAACCCGACAAAAGGATTCTAATTATTTACCTTATAAAATATAAATATCATGGATATAGAGAACGTAAGAAGCCGTTTCATCAAACATTTTGACGGAACAACAGGAGCAGTTTATGCTTCTCCGGGACGTATCAACCTTATTGGTGAGCATACAGATTATAATGGTGGCTTCGTGTTTCCGGGGGCTATTGACAAAGGGATGATCGCAGAGATAAAGCCAAACGGAACAGATACCGTAAAAGCTTATTCCATTGACTTGAAAGATTACGTGGAATTCGGCTTGAAAGAAGAAGATGCTCCTAAAGCCAGTTGGGCAAGATATATTTTCGGAGTATGTCGGGAAATGATGAAACGTGGAGTAAACGTAAAAGGTTTCAATACAGCTTTTGCCGGTGATGTGCCTCTTGGCGCGGGAATGTCATCCTCGGCTGCATTGGAAAGCACCTATGCTTATGCTTTAAACGACTTATTCGGTGACAACAAAATAGATAAGTTTGAATTGGCAAAAGTGGGACAGGCTACAGAGCACAACTATTGTGGCGTGAATTGCGGTATTATGGATCAATTTGCTTCTGTATTCGGCAAACAAGGCAGCCTCATCCGGCTGGATTGCCGTTCACTGGAATATCAATATTTCCCATTCAATCCTAAAGGTTATCGTTTGGTTCTTGTTGACTCAGTTGTTAAACATGAACTGGCATCTTCAGCATATAATAAACGCCGACAAAGTTGCGAAGCAGCAGTTGCAGCCATTCAGAAAAAGCATCAGCATGTAGAATTCTTACGCGACTGTACAATGGAAATGTTGGAAGAAGCCAAAGCGGACATCAGCGCAGAAGATTACATGCGTGCCGAATATGTCATCGAAGAGATTCAACGTGTACTTGATGTTTGCGATGCGTTGGAGAAAGGTGACTACGAAACCGTAGGTCAAAAGATGTATGAGACTCACCATGGCATGAGTAAACTGTATGAAGTAAGTTGTGAAGAACTCGATTTCTTGAACGACCTTGCTTTTGACTGCGGAGTTACCGGCTCTCGTGTGATGGGTGGCGGCTTTGGCGGATGTACTATCAATCTGGTAAAAGATGAACTGTATAGCACATTCATAGAAAAAGCCAAAGATGAATTCAAAAATAAATTTGGCAGAAGTCCTAAAATCTATGATGTAGTCATTAGTGACGGCGCACGCAGATTGGAATAAATTTATTTCCCGCAATAATTAATATAGGACATTTTCCCTTATGGGAAAATGTCCTATGTGTTTTTATATGATTGTATTGCTAATTGCACATAAAGAGTTATCTTTGTACTGTTAAAATCAACAAACTCAAAGCAAATCCGCTTATATAGTAGTATCAAAACTAATAATAAACAATAATATGAATGACAACAGACTTATGAACCGTGCAGCGGATAATATCCGTATTCTCGCTGCATCCATGGTTGAAAAGGCCAATTCCGGACACCCCGGTGGCGCCATGGGGGGAGCTGATTTTATAAACGTGCTCTTTTCCGAGTTCCTTGTATATGACCCTGAAAATCCGGCATGGGAAGGCCGCGACCGTTTCTTCCTCGATCCGGGACACATGTCACCGATGCTTTATTCCACTTTGGCACTGGCGGGCAAATTCACGATAGATGAGTTGAAAGAGTTCCGTCAATGGGGAAGTCCCACTCCGGGACATCCTGAACGTGACATCATGCGCGGCATCGAAAATACTTCCGGGCCATTAGGACAGGGACATGCCTATGCAGTAGGTGCAGCCATAGCCGCCAAATTCATGAAAGCCCGTTTTGAAGAAGTGATGGATGAAACCATCTATGCATATATCTCTGATGGCGGCGTTCAGGAAGAAATTTCCCAGGGAGCCGGACGTATCGCCGGAGCACTTGGATTGAACAATCTCATCATGTTCTACGATGCCAATGACATCCAGCTTTCTACTGAAACCAAAGATGTGACTATTGAAGATACCGGCAAGAAATATGAAGCATGGGGATGGAAAATCATCACAATCAACGGTAATGATCCTGATGCAATCCGCAACGCTTTAAATGAAGCTAAAGCAGAAAAAGAACGGCCGACTTTAATTATCGGCCATACTGTCATGGGAAAAGGCGCACGCAAAGCAGACGGAAGCAGCTATGAAGCCAACTGTGCCACTCATGGTGCTCCCCTCGGCGGAGATGCCTATGTCAATACAATCAAAAACCTTGGCGGAGATCCCACCAACCCATTTATTTTCTTCCCCGAAGTGGCTGAACTATATGCAAAGCGCACTGCCGAACTAAAGAAAATCATGGCAGGGAAATATGCGGCCAAAGCCGCATGGGCAAAAGCCAATCCGGAAAAGGCCGCTAAGTTGGAGCTCTTCTTTTCCGGCAAAGCCCCTGAAGTAAATTGGGCGGCTATCGAACAAAAAGCTAACGTCGCAACACGCGCTGCTTCCGCTACTGTATTGGGAGCTCTTGCCACTCAGGTAGAAAATATGATTGTTGCATCCGCCGACTTGTCCAACTCAGACAAGACTGATGGTTTCCTGAAGAAAACCCATGCTTTTAAAAAAGGCGATTTCAGTGGAGCCTTCTTTCAGGCAGGCGTTGCCGAGCTGACTATGGCATGCTGCTGTATCGGTATGGCGTTGCACGGCGGTGTCATTCCCGCATGTGGAACCTTCTTTGTATTCTCTGACTATATGAAACCGGCCATACGCATGGCAGCCCTTATGGAAGTGCCTGTGAAGTTTATCTGGACACATGATGCCTTCCGTGTAGGTGAAGACGGACCTACTCATGAGCCGGTAGAACAGGAGGCACAAATACGCCTGATGGAAAAAATGAAAAACCACAAAGGGCATAATTCCATGCTTGTACTCCGCCCCGCCGATGCGGAAGAAACCACTATGGCATGGAAACTTGCTATGGAAAACATGGCTACTCCGACAGGATTGATTTTCTCCCGTCAGAATATTGCAAATCTGCCGGCCGGAAATGATTATACACAAACTGCCAAAGGAGCTTATATCGTAGCGGGTTCAGACGCAAATCCGGATATTATCCTTGTAGCTTCCGGCTCGGAGGTAGCGACATTGGTAGCCGGCGCCGAGCTGTTGCGCAAAGACGGCATCAAGCTACGCATTGTTTCCGTTCCGTCCGAAGGCTTGTTCCGCAGTCAGGTTTTAGGCTATCAGGAGAGCATTATCCCCGGCAACATTAAGGTATTCGGCTTGACAGCCGGCCTGCCTGTAAATATGTCAGGACTGGTAGGCAACAATGGCAAAGTATGGGGATTAGAATCTTTCGGTTTCTCCGCACCTTATAAAGTGCTGGACGAAAAGCTTGGCTTCACGGCCGAAAACGTGTATAAACAAGTAAAGGAGATGTTGCAATGAAAACAATAGGAATTTGTTCTGACCACGCTGGATATGAACTGAAACAATACGTAAAGACATGGCTGGAAGCCAAAGACTGGGAATACAAGGATTTCGGCACTTATTCGCCGGAAAGTGTGGACTATCCAGACTTTGCCCATCCGTTAGCTTTGGCCGTTGAGGCGGGAGAATGCTATTCGGGAATCGCAATCTGTGGCAGTGGAAATGGCATCAGCATGACGCTGAACAAGCATCAGGGTATTCGTGCCGCTTTATGCTGGACACCTGAAATTTCAGGTCTGGCACGTCAGCACAATGATGCCAATGTGCTCGTAATGCCAGGACGCTTCATCACCAACCAAGAGGCGGACAGCATCATGGAAAGATTCTTCTCTACCCCGTTTGAAGGCGGACGCCATCAACGGAGAATCGAGAAAATTCCTGTATAAAGAACAAGCAAAGCGAACAAAAAGCTGTTCATAAAAACATAAGAGGCTCTATTCTCCCTAATAAGCCTCTTATGTTTCAACAATACTTCTCCAAATATAACTGAGATACATGTAAAATCGAAGGCTACAAGCTAAAAAAGACATGGCTTGACAATAGATATATTTTTAGGCGATTGGATGCACGAGCAAAGGTTTTTATAGAATATGTTACTGCCGAGAAAGCATGGATTCCGGTTGATGCTCCAAATTATCTGATGATAAACTGTTTTTGTGTATCAGGACAAGAAAATAACATTCCATTAAGAGTAATAAAGTTAGAAACAATGGATGCACCTACCCCTGCTACCATTTTAAACTTATCGCATTCTCAATTACCGACGACATCTACGGCTTCTTCACTACCATGAATATTTGCAATGGCCTAATTCATGCCAAGTCAGATTATCTTTTACTGCCATAAACAGTTTCCATTGCCCCGAAGAACAATTCTTGCCGCTAAGCGAACTAATATTTTCTTCACTAAGAAATAATCGTCCGACAATTGTCGAATATCGTCCCATATCTGTTGCATTATCGTCCGACAATTGTCGGACGATAATGCAACAGATATGGGACGTAGAGTTTTCAACGGACAGAGATATAAATTATAGTAATACAAGAAGTAATGCCTGGGAAGAAAATTTTAGTTCACAATGAATATCCCTTTTCTTTTGCCTTTTTATCGCGTCCCTTTTCTTATTTTTCACACAGAAGATGCATATCGTCTTTAAATAAAAACTATCTTTGTAGTTCAATAATCCAGAACTCAGAATGATATGGAGCAACTTAATACCATAAAAGAGCTTATCAATCAGGGAAATGTAGAGCAAGCCATCCAACAGCTTGACCAAATATTACAAACAGATCTTCCTGAGAAGGATAAAGCCTATTATCTGCGAGGGAATGCATACCGCAAGCAGGGCAATTGGCAACAAGCATTGAACAATTACCAATATGCTATCGACCTTAATCCGGAAAGCCCTGCCCGACACGCCCATAAAATGGCAATGAACATTCTGAACTTCTTCAATAAGGATATGTACAATCAATAAAATAAATACGTGAATTATGGCAAAAGTCAAAGGAGCAATCGTTGTGGACACTGAGCGTTGCAAGGGCTGCAACCTGTGCGTGGTAGCTTGTCCGCTTAAGGTAATAGCCCTCGCCAAAGAGGTAAATATGAAAGGGTATAATTATGCCCAGCAAATAATAGAAGATACATGCAACGGATGTTCATCCTGTGCAACCGTATGTCCTGACGGATGTATCTCCGTATATAAGGTAAAAGTTGAATAAAATCAAAAGAATATGGCAGAAGAAGTTGTATTAATGAAAGGAAACGAAGCCATTGCCCAGGCAGCTATCCGTTATGGAGTGGACGGTTACTTCGGTTATCCTATTACACCCCAATCAGAGGTATTGGAAACTCTCGCTGAACTGAAGCCGTGGGAAACAACCGGTATGGTGGTATTACAGGCAGAAAGTGAAGTGGCAGCTATTAATATGGTATATGGCGGCGCCGGAAGTGGAAAAATGGTAATGACCTCCTCCTCCAGCCCCGGAGTTAGTTTGAAACAAGAAGGCATTTCTTACTTGGCAGGCGCCGAGTTACCTTGTTTGATTGTAAATGTAATGCGCGGGGGACCGGGTTTAGGAACTATCCAGCCAAGTCAGGCAGATTATTTTCAAACGGTAAAAGGTGGAGGTCATGGTGACTATCGCCTGATTGCACTTGCTCCTGCTTCGGTACAAGAGATGGCAGACTTCGTAGGATTGGCATTCGACCTCGCCTTCAAGTATCGTAATCCTGCAATCATACTTGCCGATGGCGTTATCGGTCAAATGATGGAAAAAGTAGTTCTTCCCACACAAAAGCCACGACGCACCGATGCGGAAGTTATCGCACAATGCCCGTGGGCCACAACCGGAAAAACCAATGACCGCAAGCCCAATATCATTACTTCTCTTGAGTTGAAGCCCGAAGAAATGGAAAAGAATAATATCCGCTTCCAAGCCAAATATAAAGAGATTGAAGAAAATGAAGTACGTTTTGAAGAAATCAATTGTGATGATGCCGAATATCTGATTGTAGCCTTCGGCTCTATGGCACGTATCGGCCAGAAAGCGATGGAGATGGCACGCGAAGAAGGAATCAAAGTAGGCATACTCCGCCCCATCACATTGTGGCCATTCCCTACCAAAGCCATTTCCGCCTATGCCAACAAAGTGAAAGGCATGCTTGTAACCGAGTTGAATGCGGGGCAAATGATTGAAGATGTCCGTCTTGCCGTAAACGGCAAAGTGAAAGTAGAGCATTTCGGCCGCCTCGGTGGTATCGTGCCTGACCCTGACGAAATAGTAGCTGCATTAAAAAATATGTTGGCATAATTAATGTGCCAATGTGCTTATTAAATTTATTATTATGAATCCTGATAAAATAAGAAGCGTACTGAACATCCTATTTATGATACTTGCCCTTGCTGCCATCATTATATACTTTGTGGCGAAAGATGACTTCAAACTATTCATCTACGTCTGCGGTGCGGCGATATTCATCAAACTGATGGAGTTCTTCATACGATTCACTAATAGATAAGGAGAAGTGATTATGACAAAAGAAGATATTATCAAACCTGAGAATCTGGTTGCAAAAAAACCGACTCTTATGAACGATAATCCCATGCATTATTGTCCGGGATGTAGCCACGGCGTAGTTCATAAACTGATTGCCGAGGTAATTGAAGAAATGGGACTGGAAGACAAAGCAATAGGTATCTCCCCCGTGGGATGCGCCGTGTTTATCTACAATTATATAGATATTGACTGGCAAGAGGCTGCGCATGGGCGTGCGCCCGCACTGGCCACCGCCATAAAACGCCTTTGGCCTGACCGATTGGTATTTACCTATCAGGGGGATGGTGACTTGGCCTGCATCGGCACTGCCGAAACCATTCATGCATTGAACCGTGGAGAGAACATCACCATTATTTTCATCAACAATGCCATTTACGGCATGACCGGCGGACAGATGGCCCCCACTACCCTTGTCGGCATGAAAACCTCCACAAGCCCTTATGGACGCGATGTACATCTGCATGGATACCCGTTAAAAATGGCTGACATTGCAGCCCAACTGGAAGGAACAGCTTACGTTACCCGCCAAAGTGTACAGACCGTCCCGGCCATCCGAAAAGCCAAAAAGGCGATCCGCAAAGCATTCGAGAATTCTATGGCAGGAAAAGGCTCCAACCTTGTAGAAATAGTTTCTACATGTAATTCCGGTTGGAAGATGTCTCCCGAAAAGTCAAACACATGGATGGAAGAACACATGTTCCCATTTTATCCATTGGGTGACCTGAAAGATAAATAATTATGCTAAAGACAGAAAAACAATGAAAGAAGAGATCATAATAGCAGGCTTTGGTGGACAAGGTGTATTGTCCATGGGAAAGATTTTGGCATACTCCGGGCTAATGGAAGGTAAGGAAGTTACTTGGATGCCGGCCTACGGACCGGAACAACGCGGTGGCACAGCCAATGTAACCGTTATTGTGAGCGATGATAAAATTTCCTCGCCCATCCTCAGCAAATATGACGCTGCCATCATCCTGAACCAACCCTCATTGGAAAAGTTTGAAAGCAAAGTCAAATCAGGCGGTGTGCTGATTTATGACGGTTATGGCATCATAAATCCGCCTACCCGCAAGGACATACATGTATATCGCATTGACGCCATGGATGCCGCCAATGAAATGAACAATGCCAAGGCATTCAATATGATTGTGTTGGGAGGCTTACTGAAACTCAAACCAATGGTCACATTGGACAGTGTACTCAGAGGCCTAAAGAAAACACTTCCCGAACGCCACCATCACCTGATACCTATGAACGAGGAAGCAATTAAAAAAGGTATGGAACTGATCCGGGAAATGAAATAAACCTTTGACATCAAGAGTACCCACACATTCTTGATTATTCAAGAAGCTGTCTGAAAAATTAAATACAAACTTTTTTCAGACAGCTCTTTATTTTACTACCCTATATACCAATTATTATAATTGTAGTGAATGCATCGTAGAAAAAAGCGCAAGACTTCTTTTAAAAGAAGCAAAAAAGGCTGATTTGAGTTCACAAATAATATTTTATTGTATCTTTGCGCCTAATTATGAGACGAATCGTACTGACATATATACTCTTATCTGTTATAGGGATACTGGGTGCAAGAGCACAACGCACCCTTAATTCAACTGCGAATAACCGGGATCAGTTTGGCAATCAGGTTGACCCCAATACACAACCGGACAATCTACAAGACAGCACAGAAGTTCAAAGTCTTCCACCTAAACTCTATATGTGGCAACTAAGTGAAACCTTGGGAAACCGTACCATCATGCCCGCCGATACAGCCAATCTAAATTTTCAGAACAGTAATTTAGTAGAAGGGGAATTCGGACATTACAACTATTTAGGAAACTTAGGTTCACCACGCCTTTCACGCCTATTCTTTGAACGAAAAATGCAAGAACCGACCATTTTTATGGAACCGTTCTCTTGTTTTTATTTCCGCCCTGATCAGGTAAAATTTACAAACAGCAATATTCCCTATACCAATCTGACCTACTACAAAGCCGGAAATAAAGTAAATGGCGAAGAAAGATTCAAGTCTTATTTTTCAGTCAATGCTAATAAAAGGTTGGCATTCGGTTTCAACTTTGACTATTTGTATGGACGCGGTTACTATGCAAATCAATCAACTTCCCATTTCAATGCAGGATTGTTTACCAGTTATATAGGTGAAAAATACCAGATGCAGGCTGTTTACAATCATTTTTTCTTAAAAATGAATGAAAACGGTGGCATCACGGACGATCGATATATAACCCGACCTGAAGAAATGGAAAGTACAAATGGTAGTCAGTATATCCCTGTTCATTTGGAACGGAGCGCTAATCGCAATAAGAATTTCTATATCTATTTGACACAACGTTACCGATTAGGCTTCAAGCGGGAAAGCAATAAGATTGAAAATAAAAAAGCCCCCGGCAGAAAACCGTTAAACGACAGTATTCCTATCAACAGCAAAGATACTGTCACAACAGAAGAATTTGTACCTGTCACCAGCTTTATCCATACAATCAAAATAGAACGGTCACGCCATCAATTCAGTTCCAATGAAACCTCTCAGGATTTTTTTCCGGAAAAGTACTATCTACACAAGAACCAGAGCAATGACTCTACCACAGCTTTCAGTGTTAAGAATGTTTTGGGCGTAGCCCTTCTGGAGGGTTTCAATAAATATGCAAAGGCTGGACTGACAGCTTACCTTTCCCATAAATTCAGCAGATATGACCTGATGAATGTGGATACACTCTCAGACATGCGGCGTATCCGCTATACGGAACAAGAAGTATTCCT
Above is a window of Bacteroides helcogenes P 36-108 DNA encoding:
- a CDS encoding 3-methyl-2-oxobutanoate dehydrogenase subunit VorB, with the translated sequence MAEEVVLMKGNEAIAQAAIRYGVDGYFGYPITPQSEVLETLAELKPWETTGMVVLQAESEVAAINMVYGGAGSGKMVMTSSSSPGVSLKQEGISYLAGAELPCLIVNVMRGGPGLGTIQPSQADYFQTVKGGGHGDYRLIALAPASVQEMADFVGLAFDLAFKYRNPAIILADGVIGQMMEKVVLPTQKPRRTDAEVIAQCPWATTGKTNDRKPNIITSLELKPEEMEKNNIRFQAKYKEIEENEVRFEEINCDDAEYLIVAFGSMARIGQKAMEMAREEGIKVGILRPITLWPFPTKAISAYANKVKGMLVTELNAGQMIEDVRLAVNGKVKVEHFGRLGGIVPDPDEIVAALKNMLA
- a CDS encoding 4Fe-4S dicluster domain-containing protein, with the protein product MAKVKGAIVVDTERCKGCNLCVVACPLKVIALAKEVNMKGYNYAQQIIEDTCNGCSSCATVCPDGCISVYKVKVE
- a CDS encoding putative porin, producing the protein MRRIVLTYILLSVIGILGARAQRTLNSTANNRDQFGNQVDPNTQPDNLQDSTEVQSLPPKLYMWQLSETLGNRTIMPADTANLNFQNSNLVEGEFGHYNYLGNLGSPRLSRLFFERKMQEPTIFMEPFSCFYFRPDQVKFTNSNIPYTNLTYYKAGNKVNGEERFKSYFSVNANKRLAFGFNFDYLYGRGYYANQSTSHFNAGLFTSYIGEKYQMQAVYNHFFLKMNENGGITDDRYITRPEEMESTNGSQYIPVHLERSANRNKNFYIYLTQRYRLGFKRESNKIENKKAPGRKPLNDSIPINSKDTVTTEEFVPVTSFIHTIKIERSRHQFSSNETSQDFFPEKYYLHKNQSNDSTTAFSVKNVLGVALLEGFNKYAKAGLTAYLSHKFSRYDLMNVDTLSDMRRIRYTEQEVFLGGELAKRQGKLLHYNVNGEIGLLDKAIGQFRVNADLDLNFRLGKDTVNFFARGSVSNTLPSFYMRHYHSNHYTWDNDNIDKEFRTRIEGELNIARWGTNLRAGLENIKNYTYFNQNATPEQSGGNIQVLSATLKQNFHLGAFHLDNEVTWQKASNTTILPLPEISLYHNFYILAKLAKKVLTVQLGADVRYFTKYYAPAYAPGIQQFHLQSTDDQVEIGGYPIVNVYANLHLKRTRIFAMMYHVNAGMGNNKYFLTPHYPINPRLFKIGISWNFYD
- the rpiB gene encoding ribose 5-phosphate isomerase B, with amino-acid sequence MKTIGICSDHAGYELKQYVKTWLEAKDWEYKDFGTYSPESVDYPDFAHPLALAVEAGECYSGIAICGSGNGISMTLNKHQGIRAALCWTPEISGLARQHNDANVLVMPGRFITNQEADSIMERFFSTPFEGGRHQRRIEKIPV
- a CDS encoding tetratricopeptide repeat protein, with protein sequence MEQLNTIKELINQGNVEQAIQQLDQILQTDLPEKDKAYYLRGNAYRKQGNWQQALNNYQYAIDLNPESPARHAHKMAMNILNFFNKDMYNQ
- a CDS encoding 2-oxoacid:acceptor oxidoreductase family protein, translating into MKEEIIIAGFGGQGVLSMGKILAYSGLMEGKEVTWMPAYGPEQRGGTANVTVIVSDDKISSPILSKYDAAIILNQPSLEKFESKVKSGGVLIYDGYGIINPPTRKDIHVYRIDAMDAANEMNNAKAFNMIVLGGLLKLKPMVTLDSVLRGLKKTLPERHHHLIPMNEEAIKKGMELIREMK
- a CDS encoding MFS transporter — translated: MSQQKKQWGAIIIMIALFAMIAFVTNLCSPMAVIVKNDFGASNVLSQIGNYGNFIAYLVMGIPAGMLIAKFGYKKTALIGLLVGIIGILVQWFSGHVGKESAFVVYLIGAFISGFTMCILNCVVNPMLNLLGGGGNKGNQLIQIGGVFNSSAAVAVYIIMGALIGDASKAHIADATPALMIALAIFIIGFIVILFTKIEEPEQAPVDTSLIKGAMKYRHFVLGILAIFLYMGIEVGTPTYILQYLSSAPDASTPGLGMDAGIVGLIVAVYWLMMLVGRFVGGTIGGKISSRKMITVVSITSLVLVAFGMFAPVDVTVNVPGIDWAKLELIWAEVPVGIFAFLLVGLCTSVMWGGIFNMAVEGLGKYTAIASGIFMTMVFGCAVMVAIQGWLADLTDYMTSYWVVLFCAAYILFYALIGSKNVNSEK
- the galK gene encoding galactokinase — translated: MDIENVRSRFIKHFDGTTGAVYASPGRINLIGEHTDYNGGFVFPGAIDKGMIAEIKPNGTDTVKAYSIDLKDYVEFGLKEEDAPKASWARYIFGVCREMMKRGVNVKGFNTAFAGDVPLGAGMSSSAALESTYAYALNDLFGDNKIDKFELAKVGQATEHNYCGVNCGIMDQFASVFGKQGSLIRLDCRSLEYQYFPFNPKGYRLVLVDSVVKHELASSAYNKRRQSCEAAVAAIQKKHQHVEFLRDCTMEMLEEAKADISAEDYMRAEYVIEEIQRVLDVCDALEKGDYETVGQKMYETHHGMSKLYEVSCEELDFLNDLAFDCGVTGSRVMGGGFGGCTINLVKDELYSTFIEKAKDEFKNKFGRSPKIYDVVISDGARRLE
- a CDS encoding thiamine pyrophosphate-dependent enzyme, whose protein sequence is MTKEDIIKPENLVAKKPTLMNDNPMHYCPGCSHGVVHKLIAEVIEEMGLEDKAIGISPVGCAVFIYNYIDIDWQEAAHGRAPALATAIKRLWPDRLVFTYQGDGDLACIGTAETIHALNRGENITIIFINNAIYGMTGGQMAPTTLVGMKTSTSPYGRDVHLHGYPLKMADIAAQLEGTAYVTRQSVQTVPAIRKAKKAIRKAFENSMAGKGSNLVEIVSTCNSGWKMSPEKSNTWMEEHMFPFYPLGDLKDK
- a CDS encoding transketolase family protein; the protein is MNDNRLMNRAADNIRILAASMVEKANSGHPGGAMGGADFINVLFSEFLVYDPENPAWEGRDRFFLDPGHMSPMLYSTLALAGKFTIDELKEFRQWGSPTPGHPERDIMRGIENTSGPLGQGHAYAVGAAIAAKFMKARFEEVMDETIYAYISDGGVQEEISQGAGRIAGALGLNNLIMFYDANDIQLSTETKDVTIEDTGKKYEAWGWKIITINGNDPDAIRNALNEAKAEKERPTLIIGHTVMGKGARKADGSSYEANCATHGAPLGGDAYVNTIKNLGGDPTNPFIFFPEVAELYAKRTAELKKIMAGKYAAKAAWAKANPEKAAKLELFFSGKAPEVNWAAIEQKANVATRAASATVLGALATQVENMIVASADLSNSDKTDGFLKKTHAFKKGDFSGAFFQAGVAELTMACCCIGMALHGGVIPACGTFFVFSDYMKPAIRMAALMEVPVKFIWTHDAFRVGEDGPTHEPVEQEAQIRLMEKMKNHKGHNSMLVLRPADAEETTMAWKLAMENMATPTGLIFSRQNIANLPAGNDYTQTAKGAYIVAGSDANPDIILVASGSEVATLVAGAELLRKDGIKLRIVSVPSEGLFRSQVLGYQESIIPGNIKVFGLTAGLPVNMSGLVGNNGKVWGLESFGFSAPYKVLDEKLGFTAENVYKQVKEMLQ